TCAAGGGTATATTCCGACCCCTGTGGTATCAGATTGACAGAGTCTATGGAAATTTGCTCCGGCTCGTCAACATATACACTGTCGAATGCAGTGCAGTTGTTGCTGTCTGAGACTCCTATATAGTAGCTGCCGGTATTCAGATTTGCCGTATCGCCTGTGGCAATGGTATCCATAGAGGCATTGAACCAGTTGATGTCATAGGGGGAGGTGCCTCCGTTGACAGTGACACCAAAATCATCGTATGTGCCGTTACAGGGGACGCTGAGGGTATCCTCAATGACAATCTCCAGCGGATCGGGTTCATAGACAACAGCAGTATCCTGAACACTAATGTTGGTGCTGTCAGTAACTTTAAGGGCATATCTTCCGGCTGACAAGTCTTTCAATGTATCCGATGTTGCGGTAGTATCAAACGTTCTCAATGTGCTTCCTGAGGAAACCTCAACCCATTCATAGGTATAAGGCGCTTCTCCTCCAGTAACCTCTGCATTTATCTGTCCGGTAGATCCTCCGGCACAATTCACTGAATCAGTAGTAAAGCTGATTTGCATCGGGGCAATGTGGAATATGGAACTTGTATCGGGGCCACAACTGTTGCTATCGGTTGCAACAGCATAATAGTACCCTTCGCTCAGGTTGTCAAAATGCGCTGTATCCGACACAGACGTATCCGCCACAAAAGTTCCCGAAGTGTCATATAGAGTATAGATCAACGGAGGCGTTCCGCCTTCTGCAAAAACATCAACAGTCCCATCCGATGCTCCCGGAGCAGATAAAGAAGTAAAGAATTCATAAGTTATTTCAATGGGATCAGGTCGATTTATTGTGAATATTGTATCAACAATGCAGTTGTTATCATCGAATACTTCCAGCATATATTCTCCGCCCAGCAGATTGGTGAAATCACCGGACTGGTTGGTATCAATGGTATCAAGGTCACCTAATGGATCGCGGATCAGTCTGTATCTCAGTGTACCCGTTCCGCCGTAAGCACTGTCATGAACCTCGGCAATGCTGTCGCCGTAGCAGCCGCCCTGTTCGGTAACCGATAATATGTCGAGGGAATCGAGGATGATCTCGGGGGGCTCATTTACCGTTACAGAATCGATTGCAGTACAGCCCAGGGCATCGGTTGCCCTCAGATAGAAGGTGCCTGCCCAAAGTTCAACCGTATCCTCATCAGCAAATTGTGATATGGTGGAACTGAAGTCGCGATCCTCACTCCATTCTATGTTAAACGGAGATATGCCGCCAAAGGTGCTGACTACTGCAGTAGCTGTAGAGTCTCCATAGCAGTCGACAGATAATTCATCTTTAACCTCATATTCGGTATAAGCTACAGAACCGGAAGCACCTGAATTTTCATTAATAGGTATATCTGAAGAATCTGAATAGGAAACAGTAATTGACTCTCCTGTATCCATATCCGAGTCTGTAAAACCAATCCGGACACTATCAATATAACCTTTGGGATCACCATTAAACCACCTGTCCCAATCACCTAACCTCAATTTCCAGGCTCCATTAGAAGGATCCTTTCCGTGCAAGGGGGTAATGTTATCCTTAATTCCATAACTACCGTCGGGTGAATCATTGTTCACATCAAAAACGGTTGATAAATCCGACCTAAAAGTTAAGTTGGCATTTGTTTCATACTGTGCATCATATTTATTTCCTGTGTCAGCCAAGGAAACAGCAGTTCCCTGAGGGGTAACCAACTCATAATTCAAATCATAGAGATATTCGTGATTCCTAACTGCAACATGAAGCTCGACCAATGTTGATGTGGTATCGATCAGGAATGGACTTGGTTCCCCGATGCTTACCTCAAACCAATTTACATACAGATTTGCAATTTCTGTGGTATCATCTCCACAATACCCGTCGATGATAGCACGGTAATCTCCATTATATGTAGTATCTGCATTTTCTATAATAAGAGAATCTTCAGCTACAGTTATATCACCAACAGAAGCAAGATCGGTCCAACCATTACCATCATTATATTGCCAGGTATAGGATAAAGCACCATAACCTTCAGCATTCAAACCAAAACGTACAGTTTCATTTTCACAAACCTGCTTATCTTTTGGATGTTCAATTATACTTACTGTATCACGGACAGATAAGCTGGCTGAATCGCTATATTTTGCTCCACAAGTGTTGGAAACTTCAACACGGTAATCTCCGGCATCGCTGTTGGATACATCGCTGACTGTATAGCTGTCGGAGGTGGCTCCGCTGATGGAACTCCAGCTTCCACTGGCATTCGTATACCACTGGTAGCTCAGCGGTGATTCACCGTCGGCTGATACACTGAAAGTGGCATCTTCTCCCTCACATACCGTCTCATCTGAGGGATGGGAGGTGATCGATACCGTATCGCTGACCGCAAGGCTTACAGTATTGGTCGTGTCATCTCCGCACACACCCTGGATCTTCAGACGATAATTGCCTTCATCGGCATTTTCTATATCAGTCAGGGTCAGATCCGTATTGGTGGCTCCGCTGATGTCGCTCCAGCTGCCTCCGGCATCCGTCTCCCACTGGTAACCGGTAACATCTCCGTTTACGGTTGATGAAAAAGTGATATCTGAGCCCTCACAACCGGTCTGGTCATTCGGCTGATCGGTAATATCTATGGTATCATTAACGGAAAGGGTCGCAGCATCACTTGTACGGGTTCCGCAGGTGTTGGAGACTTCAACACGGTAATCTCCTGCATCGTTGTTAGAGACATCGCTGACCGTATAGCTGTCCGAAGTGGCCCCGCTGATGGAACTCCAGCTTCCACNNNNNNNNNNGCATCACTTGTACGGGTTCCGCAGGTGTTGGAGACTTCAACACGGTAATCTCCTGCATCGTTGTTAGAGACATCGCTGACCGTATAGCTGTCCGAAGTGGCCCCGCTGATGGAACTCCAGCTTCCACCGGCATTCGTATACCACTGGTAGTTCAGCGGTGATTCACCGTCGGCTGATACATTGAAAGTGGCATCTTCTCCCTCACATACCGTCTCATCTGAGGGATGGGAGGTGATGGTCACCGTATCCTGAACGGTCAGACTTACTGTATCACTATACTCCTCTCCACAATCTCCAACCACATAAACACGGTAAAACAACTCATCACTATCTGATACAGGATCTATCGTTAAATTCTCCGTATCTTCCCCACTGATATTCGAGCCGGAAACATCGCTCCAATTACTTGATCCATCAGGGCTGGACTGCCATGTATATGTAAGGCTAACGCCATCAGCTTCTACAGAAAACTCTGCCATAGAAACTTCACAAGCTGTTTCATTCACGGGATCTTGTGTAATCTCCGTTTGAGTCACTGAATCCACTACCACATCATCACCCTGTTTCACACAATCGTTTTCATCTATGGCATATGTCTCATAAGTATCCGGGGCCAAACCCGTAAAATCGCCGTCTTCATCCCACCCTGAACTGGGAATGGTATTTCCTGTTGAGGTAGCTACCAACTGAAAATCTTTGTCTCCTGTTCCGCCGGAAGCACTTAATTGTATTTCTCCATCATTTGTGAGTGCACAACTAGCCTCAACATTATCCACCGATATGGAAATTTCCGATGGGATGCTATCTCCATAATAAGTTTCATTAAATATAAGATTAAAATCTCCGGATTCACAACCATTCGCGTCCTTAACCGATACCGTGACTATGTCGTCTCTTGCGATACCTGTAACCACCGATGAATCCGAACCTACAATAGTTCCGTTAACCTCCCAGGTATACTCTACATAAGGTGGTGTACCTCCACTGGGATGAGCTTCCAGTGCGGCATCGCTTGAATTGTAACAACTTAACGCCTGAACACAGGTGACGGAATCTATAACAACGGCATCAGGTTCTTCAACAGTTCTTGAGGTGCCATCCCAGTTGCTATGATCATTATCATCATAAAGATAAAGATTATAGGTTCCGGCAGAATAACCGGTAAAAGCTACACTGTCTGAAGAAGTAACTAAATCTTCAATTAAATTATCATCAGAATCCCTGACTTCATAAAGATAATCTCCGCTTCCGCCACTTGCAAGCATGTAAATTATTCCATCACTGCCTCCATTACAGGTTACTGAGTCTGTATAAGCCGTTAATTCAACATCTGAACCTCCGTTTTTTAATGAAGCGGAGGAAAATGTATTATATTCCAATCCACCGGAGTTAAAATTTTCCGAAGCATTTTCTCCCTGCAGGAAAATGCTCGATTCTCCCGCATCAAAATCTAAATTTTCAACGCTTTTAAAATCCCATCTGCTTACGGTAACATCTGAACGGCCCATATCCAGCGATCTTCTTTCCGTTCCCGTCGTCTTGAATGTTTCACCTGTTACCTCATAATCATTGGTATTTAGTGCTCCGCGTTGAAGTTGGATGTCTCCTGAAGTATTCAAGTCATTTTGAAGGGACCATCCACCGCCCGGTCCGTCAAAAATCACATCGGAATGGAGTTCAGGTTGTATGTCAATGGTGTTGTTTTCATTTTCCGCCTTCATCAGGAGATCACCATAATATTCATTGCTGAGTTTTTCGGGCAGTTTTAGGGAGCCATAGACTTTAAGCTCAGCACCCGTCCATTTATTAAAAATGAAATGCCGGCTATTAAGCCCACCCTGAGGCCGCACATTTTTCCAAACAAGATCTTTACAAGCTGCTTCTCCCTTAATTTTTATAGATTGGCCGGGATCAGAAAAAGAATTGTGATCGATGATCACATCATCATTTCTTGTCGGCACTCCGGCTCCACCCGGGCCACCGCTACTCTTCGCCCAGTGAGAGGGATCATCCCAATTCCCGCTTCCATTTACCCAGTATAATTCAGGGTTTTCAGAATCTCTTTGATCAACCTTTGAATCACCCATTCCATTAGAAGGAAAAGCAGAAAAATTCAGAAAATCAATATCCTGTATATATCTCGTCCCAAAACCGGAAAAAGAATGTGTCAGGGAACTGAACCCTGGCCGATGTCTGCTCCCCATATAGGAATTACCGGAAATAAATGCATTATTGGCAAAAGATTTAGTCCTTATAATATTCCCTGTCGCCGATGAAAAATTTCTCCTGTATTTATTTATTTCTTTAAAGAAAGAAAGATCGGATTGATGCAGAATCGGATCGAACCAGGAAGGAAAAATTAAAAACCTTTCCGAAAGTATATTCCCGGAGGATGTTGCTTCTTCGGTAAATTTATTGGTCGTTTCGCGATTATTATATCTCAGCCGGACCCCGGAATTGCCCACAAATTCACCTGTATCTGCCAAATGTGCAGTAATAGATGCATGGCTTCTGCCGGATGGTCCATATGATTCTTCGGAATGTATGGTCTGCAAACAAAGAAATGAAAGTAAAACAAAGAAAAATAGAGAGATACAAGGCTTTAATCGTCCGGACATGGGGTCAAAATTTTGATTATTAATAATCTGCTGTGCATTGTTAATAAACTTCTACGATAACAAGTGTTTTTTGTTGCAAAAAATCAGGCTATCATACAATACAGCCTAATTTTTTTCAACATACCGAATTGTTATCATTTACGGAAAGGTCTGGCTGTGTTGAAAACTTTTTTATAAGAGCGGGAAATTTTTTGATTAAAAGGCGGTATTTAATGACGAATATATAAAAAGGTTAGATGTTTTCTCTTATTTCGGCTGTCACATATTTACGGGTAATATACCGGACGGGATACCAGGCAGCAATAAAACCAATGGTCAGCACGGTGATAAAGACGCCCAGCACATCGAGCCACTGGATTTCCACCGGGTAATAATCCACCACGAAAGATCCCGACTCTCCCAAACGCAGCAATCCAAAGGTTTCCTGCAGCCAGGATATGAAGATGCCGATGCCCGTGCCCACCAGAGCACCAATGACAGATATCATCCACCCTTCCAGGAAAAAGATCCGCCGGATGGTTCTCAGGCTTGCCCCCAGATTTCTCAATATAATAATATCCTCTTTTTTATCGATGATAAGCATGGTCAGGGAACCGATAACATTGAAAGAAGCAACAATGAGAATAAATGTCAGAATCAGAAAGATATACCATTTCTCGGATTGCATCACTTTATAAAATACTTCATGCTGTTCATACCGGTTCTTTACCTCATAATCACTCCCCAGGATTTCTTCCAGCCGGCTTTCCACCTGGTTCATATTATATTCATCACCTACCTTGATCTCCACGGCTGTTACCTCTTGCTGATAATCAAGCAGGTCTCGTGCAAAGTCAATGGGAACA
This genomic window from Bacteroidales bacterium contains:
- a CDS encoding gliding motility-associated C-terminal domain-containing protein, whose amino-acid sequence is GSWSSISGATSDSYTVSDVSNNDAGDYRVEVSNTCGTRTSDAATLSVNDTIDITDQPNDQTGCEGSDITFSSTVNGDVTGYQWETDAGGSWSDISGATNTDLTLTDIENADEGNYRLKIQGVCGDDTTNTVSLAVSDTVSITSHPSDETVCEGEDATFSVSADGESPLSYQWYTNASGSWSSISGATSDSYTVSDVSNSDAGDYRVEVSNTCGAKYSDSASLSVRDTVSIIEHPKDKQVCENETVRFGLNAEGYGALSYTWQYNDGNGWTDLASVGDITVAEDSLIIENADTTYNGDYRAIIDGYCGDDTTEIANLYVNWFEVSIGEPSPFLIDTTSTLVELHVAVRNHEYLYDLNYELVTPQGTAVSLADTGNKYDAQYETNANLTFRSDLSTVFDVNNDSPDGSYGIKDNITPLHGKDPSNGAWKLRLGDWDRWFNGDPKGYIDSVRIGFTDSDMDTGESITVSYSDSSDIPINENSGASGSVAYTEYEVKDELSVDCYGDSTATAVVSTFGGISPFNIEWSEDRDFSSTISQFADEDTVELWAGTFYLRATDALGCTAIDSVTVNEPPEIILDSLDILSVTEQGGCYGDSIAEVHDSAYGGTGTLRYRLIRDPLGDLDTIDTNQSGDFTNLLGGEYMLEVFDDNNCIVDTIFTINRPDPIEITYEFFTSLSAPGASDGTVDVFAEGGTPPLIYTLYDTSGTFVADTSVSDTAHFDNLSEGYYYAVATDSNSCGPDTSSIFHIAPMQISFTTDSVNCAGGSTGQINAEVTGGEAPYTYEWVEVSSGSTLRTFDTTATSDTLKDLSAGRYALKVTDSTNISVQDTAVVYEPDPLEIVIEDTLSVPCNGTYDDFGVTVNGGTSPYDINWFNASMDTIATGDTANLNTGSYYIGVSDSNNCTAFDSVYVDEPEQISIDSVNLIPQGSEYTLEVWATGGNDSLFVTVETEDTLHNPDSGSHKNDTTVAVFESLSGGSYTITATDSLGCGPDQVNITFPITVSLSVVDPIDCYGDSNGAVAVQVQGGKPDYAYDWSDGTLHTHGEQQDTIYNLDADTYSITVTDYFGLEASASIDLDQPDPIVANPTIQQANCASDHEPLAGDDIGYIKLNPSGGTEYQSEEYNYRYHWSEETDTLAGKDSLMHLSGGSYQVTILDQNGCEASTSIDVPQSDENIIDMQFGGVVDSICHGDEVNLFVEEAQNADSLNWRNTSVGYETPEELDTLSENPTSPQTYVLEAKNAKCRYVDSVNVDLYPHLGVRINEQDDADDGTIRVKENVTAKSLNATVQNSDIQATYSWEPNEYFDPVDQLATELQVQRLRENDVAEQQIWIVGNTRNCTETDSATIEMVPNVEPHDAFSPNDDGTNDEWVIQYAEQYENIEVVVFNRWGTKVYRQKPYRNETGWKGKTSNGKRLPSGTYYYMIDTHENGIKPLSGTVTIIR
- a CDS encoding immunoglobulin domain-containing protein, yielding MSGRLKPCISLFFFVLLSFLCLQTIHSEESYGPSGRSHASITAHLADTGEFVGNSGVRLRYNNRETTNKFTEEATSSGNILSERFLIFPSWFDPILHQSDLSFFKEINKYRRNFSSATGNIIRTKSFANNAFISGNSYMGSRHRPGFSSLTHSFSGFGTRYIQDIDFLNFSAFPSNGMGDSKVDQRDSENPELYWVNGSGNWDDPSHWAKSSGGPGGAGVPTRNDDVIIDHNSFSDPGQSIKIKGEAACKDLVWKNVRPQGGLNSRHFIFNKWTGAELKVYGSLKLPEKLSNEYYGDLLMKAENENNTIDIQPELHSDVIFDGPGGGWSLQNDLNTSGDIQLQRGALNTNDYEVTGETFKTTGTERRSLDMGRSDVTVSRWDFKSVENLDFDAGESSIFLQGENASENFNSGGLEYNTFSSASLKNGGSDVELTAYTDSVTCNGGSDGIIYMLASGGSGDYLYEVRDSDDNLIEDLVTSSDSVAFTGYSAGTYNLYLYDDNDHSNWDGTSRTVEEPDAVVIDSVTCVQALSCYNSSDAALEAHPSGGTPPYVEYTWEVNGTIVGSDSSVVTGIARDDIVTVSVKDANGCESGDFNLIFNETYYGDSIPSEISISVDNVEASCALTNDGEIQLSASGGTGDKDFQLVATSTGNTIPSSGWDEDGDFTGLAPDTYETYAIDENDCVKQGDDVVVDSVTQTEITQDPVNETACEVSMAEFSVEADGVSLTYTWQSSPDGSSNWSDVSGSNISGEDTENLTIDPVSDSDELFYRVYVVGDCGEEYSDTVSLTVQDTVTITSHPSDETVCEGEDATFNVSADGESPLNYQWYTNAGGSWSSISGATSDSYTVSDVSNNDAGDYRVEVSNTCGTRTSDA